From Triticum urartu cultivar G1812 chromosome 2, Tu2.1, whole genome shotgun sequence, a single genomic window includes:
- the LOC125536414 gene encoding disease resistance protein Pik-2-like, producing MEHPVVSAGGGAINILLCKLGAVLIQEAQLLGGIRGELEYMKDELESMTAFLQDLAEEGNRRKQVKVWMKQVREVAYDVEDCVDEFTYHLGSTTSGSGLAGLFHRCIRFMQTVRVRRQIAKQIQQLKARATSISDRNSRYGGNHLISGAEGNTLAAQPAPSYITSLDIRTPALFPEITELVGIEARQSNLVNWLVDENVQQLLVLSIFGFGGLGKTTLAMTTYQTASASFQCRAFVTVSQKFDVKGLIRDILRQIIRPVNQNGPAPAVDPLKGMEEWNVGQLADMLRQHLEDKRYLIVLDDIWSMSAWEGIRFCLPNSHTGSRIIVTTRMKTVAQACCLHEYDRNYEIEQLNGSESSELFFKRIFGNRENCPAAFINISERILGKCGGIPLAIVSIAGLLASTPLYSYDRWEKIYNSLGLELETSPWLEKLKKILELSYDDLPYHLKTCFLYLSTYPEDYKIRRKSLLRRWIAERFVTEKRGLSALEVSEKYFNELLNRSMVLPIEMSFDGKVKTFRVHDIMLEIIVSKSIEENFVTLVGQQSTLAPQEKIRRLSIHGGSNKNIATSKLLSHVRSLSIFADGEMLQFAWIKLLRILDLEGSGFARNGDIRNICKLFQLEYLSLWSTYVTELPVQIGNLKKLETLDVRDTAIKHLPPHITNLPNLSNLLGGRRVYNYSGLFPISNFWGMHIPNKLGNLEMLTTLAEIEITDSTSCYISELGKLSQLRKLGVMMFVDDDMNWMSLITAIAKLSSCLQSLLIWRPDGVMNFRILDTLSRPPMFLKSINFRGKLGRLPEWIGLLDNLTELTLRATELESEEHLKVTSQLPSLLYLRLHHSAYTGRALTFSASEFPSLKLLTIHLAVYQALNLRFEEGTAPKLHRLELSFFENASIRQPSGINFLANLQEVLVHADPCHNSEAMVHYLRNEARRNPNQPTVTFKAKQWKSARTGPAIDYRGNIWF from the exons ATGGAGCATCCTGTTGTTAGCGCTGGTGGGGGTGCCATTAACATACTATTATGTAAGCTGGGTGCGGTGCTCATCCAAGAAGCACAGCTCCTTGGAGGCATCCGAGGCGAGCTGGAGTACATGAAGGATGAGCTTGAGAGCATGACAGCATTCCTCCAGGACCTTGCTGAGGAGGGAAACCGCAGGAAGCAGGTTAAGGTTTGGATGAAACAGGTGCGAGAGGTCGCGTATGATGTTGAGGATTGCGTTGATGAGTTTACATATCACCTTGGCAGCACCACAAGTGGTTCTGGCCTTGCCGGGCTCTTCCACAGATGCATCCGTTTCATGCAAACTGTCAGGGTGCGGCGTCAGATTGCGAAACAAATCCAACAACTGAAAGCGCGCGCTACAAGTATCAGCGACCGAAACTCAAG GTATGGTGGTAATCATCTCATTTCTGGAGCAGAAGGAAACACACTTGCTGCACAACCAGCACCATCTTATATTACTTCTCTGGATATTCGTACCCCCGCACTCTTCCCAGAGATAACGGAACTTGTGGGCATTGAAGCGCGTCAGAGTAATCTTGTGAATTGGTTGGTGGATGAAAACGTACAACAATTACTGGTGCTATCTATATTCGGTTTTGGTGGTTTGGGAAAGACAACTCTTGCTATGACGACATATCAGACAGCTAGTGCAAGTTTCCAGTGCCGAGCTTTTGTAACTGTATCCCAGAAATTTGATGTGAAGGGTCTCATAAGGGACATTCTTCGTCAGATTATTCGACCAGTAAATCAAAATGGTCCAGCACCAGCAGTAGACCCACTCAAAGGCATGGAAGAATGGAACGTGGGACAGCTTGCAGATATGCTAAGGCAGCATCTAGAAGATAAGAGGTATCTTATTGTTCTCGATGATATTTGGAGCATGTCAGCATGGGAAGGTATTCGATTTTGTTTGCCTAACTCACATACTGGAAGCAGAATAATTGTTACCACAAGAATGAAAACTGTAGCACAAGCCTGCTGCCTCCATGAGTATGACAGAAATTACGAAATTGAACAACTCAATGGTAGTGAATCTAGCGAGTTATTTTTCAAGAGAATATTTGGTAACAGGGAAAATTGCCCAGCTGCCTTCATAAACATTTCAGAGAGGATCCTGGGAAAGTGTGGTGGTATACCCTTGGCCATAGTCAGCATTGCAGGTCTTTTGGCTAGCACACCCTTGTACAGTTATGATCGCTGGGAGAAGATCTACAACTCTCTTGGCTTGGAGCTGGAAACCAGTCCCTGgcttgaaaaactgaagaaaatTCTTGAGCTTAGTTATGATGACCTTCCATATCATTTGAAAACTTGTTTCTTATATTTAAGCACCTACCCTGAGGATTATAAGATCAGAAGGAAAAGTTTATTGAGAAGATGGATAGCAGAACGCTTTGTGACAGAGAAGCGTGGATTAAGTGCCTTGGAGGTGTCTGAGAAATATTTCAATGAATTACTCAACAGGAGTATGGTTCTTCCAATTGAAATGAGCTTTGATGGGAAGGTCAAGACCTTTCGAGTTCATGATATAATGCTAGAGATCATTGTTTCAAAATCAATTGAAGAGAATTTCGTCACTTTGGTAGGTCAACAGTCTACTTTAGCTCCTCAAGAGAAGATTCGGCGGCTATCCATTCATGGAGGAAGTAACAAAAATATTGCCACAAGCAAATTGTTAAGCCATGTCCGATCATTGAGTATATTTGCTGATGGAGAAATGTTACAGTTTGCTTGGATAAAACTTCTTAGAATATTAGACTTAGAAGGTTCTGGGTTTGCCAGGAATGGAGATATCAGAAATATTTGTAAACTGTTTCAGTTGGAATATCTCAGTCTCTGGAGTACATATGTCACTGAACTCCCTGTGCAAATAGGAAACCTCAAAAAGTTGGAGACACTTGATGTCAGGGACACAGCCATAAAGCATTTGCCTCCACACATTACCAATCTGCCAAATTTGTCAAACCTACTtggagggagaagagtttataaCTACAGTGGTTTGTTTCCCATTTCCAATTTTTGGGGAATGCACATCCCTAACAAGCTTGGCAATTTAGAAATGCTTACAACACTTGCAGAAATAGAGATCACAGACTCTACTTCCTGTTACATATCTGAATTAGGGAAGCTTTCACAGTTGAGGAAGCTAGGGGTAATGATGTTTGTTGACGACGACATGAACTGGATGTCCTTGATCACCGCCATTGCAAAACTGAGCAGCTGCCTTCAGTCACTGCTGATTTGGCGACCGGACGGAGTAATGAATTTCAGGATTCTTGATACACTATCCAGGCCACCAATGTTTCTAAAAAGCATAAACTTCCGAGGTAAGTTGGGACGGCTACCAGAATGGATTGGTTTGCTGGATAATCTAACTGAGTTGACCCTTCGCGCCACTGAATTGGAATCTGAGGAGCACCTGAAAGTTACCTCTCAGTTACCAAGCCTGCTCTACCTTAGGTTGCATCACAGTGCATACACCGGAAGAGCACTCACCTTCTCTGCGTCAGAGTTCCCAAGTCTCAAACTGCTCACCATTCATCTCGCCGTATACCAGGCATTGAACCTGAGGTTTGAGGAAGGCACTGCACCTAAGCTCCATAGGCTGGAGCTATCTTTCTTCGAAAATGCTTCCATCCGGCAGCCTTCAGGTATCAATTTTCTTGCAAATCTTCAGGAGGTCTTGGTCCACGCTGATCCATGCCATAACTCGGAAGCTATGGTGCACTATTTGAGGAATGAAGCTAGGAGGAATCCCAACCAACCTACTGTCACTTTCAAGGCGAAACAATGGAAGTCAGCACGGACAGGTCCAGCAATAGATTACAGAGGAAACATCTGGTTTTGA
- the LOC125536415 gene encoding putative pentatricopeptide repeat-containing protein At1g26500 produces MPPRLLFRRLLSTAVAAPAPEAAAASAAAPRPTDPALLVRLCTIIYQQQNAPDAALQRRLSALPLPSAPADLRELFLQASARFPLSWRPVQRLLAHLTARHGFAHSPATAARFLDVLAKSSNVDLLHSTLLALPPGLLSDAALRAAVRGLAPAREVGKVSALLTLFPEAQRPRALAFIVDVVCSVCKLPDVAEKVVKQAEHRYGLARCGRCCELLVVAYCRAGMFSDACSVWNGMEKRGIEPGAAAYQEIVVTLFKNNRIPDAMKVFDGMRRRGLSAGGGGACYHAVVSWLCKEGRTCSAFMVLAEMVKRGVEVDGEVLGDLVYGLLARRRVREGYSVFYGVKEKDIALYHGLMKGLVRIKRAGEATEVFREMVASGCEPNMHTYIMMLQGHLGKRGRKGRDPLVNFESIFVGGLVKAGRTLEATKFVERTMWGGVDVPRFDYNKFLHYFSNEEGVAMFEEVGRRLRETGHVDLGDIFLTYGERMATRDRRRRAMNGRLTTVEDYSCLPSSQESEARSV; encoded by the coding sequence ATGCCTCCGCGCCTCCTGTTCCGCCGCCTCCTCTCCACCGCCGTCGCAGCGCCCGCTccggaggccgccgccgcctccgccgccgcgccgagGCCCACCGACCCGGCGCTGCTCGTCCGCCTCTGCACGATCATCTACCAGCAGCAGAACGCCCCGGACGCCGCCCTGCAGCGCCGCCTCTCCGCGCTCCCCCTCCCCTCCGCCCCCGCCGACCTCCGCGAGCTCTTCCTCCAGGCGTCCGCGCGGTTCCCGCTCTCCTGGCGCCCCGTGCAGCGCCTCCTCGCGCACCTCACCGCCCGCCACGGCTTCGCGCACTCCCCCGCCACCGCCGCGCGCTTCCTCGACGTCCTCGCCAAGTCCAGCAACGTCGACCTGCTCCACTCCACGCTGCTCGCCCTCCCGCCCGGCCTCCTCTCCGACGCGGCCCTCCGCGCCGCCGTTCGCGGCCTCGCCCCCGCCCGCGAGGTCGGCAAGGTCTCCGCCCTCCTCACCCTCTTCCCCGAGGCGCAGCGCCCCCGCGCGCTCGCCTTCATCGTCGACGTCGTCTGCTCCGTCTGCAAGCTGCCCGACGTGGCAGAGAAGGTCGTCAAGCAAGCCGAGCACCGGTACGGCCTCGCGCGCTGCGGCAGGTGCTGCGAGCTGCTGGTCGTCGCGTACTGCCGCGCGGGGATGTTTTCCGACGCGTGCAGTGTGTGGAACGGGATGGAGAAGCGCGGGATTGAGCCCGGCGCGGCGGCATATCAAGAGATCGTGGTGACGCTGTTCAAGAACAACCGTATCCCTGACGCCATGAAGGTGTTCGACGGAATGCGGAGGAGGGGATTGTCTGCCGGCGGTGGTGGCGCGTGCTACCACGCTGTGGTTTCGTGGCTGTGCAAGGAAGGAAGGACCTGTTCAGCGTTCATGGTGCTGGCCGAAATGGTTAAGAGAGGGGTGGAGGTGGACGGAGAGGTGCTTGGGGATTTGGTGTATGGGCTCTTGGCGAGGCGGAGGGTGAGGGAAGGGTACAGTGTTTTCTATGGTGTCAAGGAGAAGGATATTGCACTGTACCATGGGTTGATGAAGGGTTTGGTGAGGATCAAGCGAGCTGGGGAGGCGACTGAGGTGTTTAGGGAGATGGTTGCCAGTGGGTGTGAGCCAAACATGCACACATACATCATGATGCTTCAGGGGCACTTGGGGAAGAGGGGCAGGAAGGGCAGGGATCCATTGGTGAATTTTGAGAGCATCTTCGTCGGCGGATTGGTGAAGGCGGGGAGGACACTGGAGGCCACTAAGTTTGTGGAGAGGACAATGTGGGGTGGAGTGGATGTGCCGAGGTTTGACTATAATAAGTTCTTGCACTACTTCTCGAATGAGGAGGGAGTAGCGATGTTTGAGGAGGTTGGAAGGAGGTTGAGGGAAACAGGTCATGTTGATCTTGGGGACATCTTTCTAACCTATGGCGAGAGGATGGCCACAAGGGACAGGAGGAGGAGAGCGATGAATGGGCGTTTGACAACAGTTGAAGATTATAGCTGCTTACCATCATCTCAGGAGTCAGAAGCTAGGAGCGTGTGA
- the LOC125536412 gene encoding pentatricopeptide repeat-containing protein At1g26460, mitochondrial, translating to MAAAAAATSLLLRRHRRGPAPLPLLLRAAISSTRALPQQPELSPLPPPPPAHAQADPPSPLPPNPTAGIPFYGDNWRNPAASGPASLLPAVVAFPDRHRAAAFSAARSAADLKQTFAAWMTEQHWEDMKQLFELWVRSLDAATGKPNRPDVDLFNHYLRANLMSGALPHEMLDLADQMREFDLAPNTASYNLVLKTMVKAREVEGAEKIVERMLQTGIVPDDESYNLVVDLLLRHNRADSAFKYLELMLKSGYAVSSLVFAEYVRVCVKSGSLDTLASIIEKCKATEKNKLLCPQWAWCIDIAEAAFEANNSKLAMFGLEFLARWIAHGEGSKPPIHRSVDEGLVLSAFSAAGRTCSSDLLNAAWSILRKSLRQKRAPMPETYLAKIYAHSSIGQLQRAFGTLREFENAYRNFEGIDKELFSPFTSLQPLVVACCKDGFTTLDSVYVQLENLSSADPPYKSVAALNCVILGCANIWDIERAYETFEAMKEKFGLTPDIHSYNALLHAFGKLKKTEEASNVFQHLVSLEDVKPNATTYSLLVDAHLVNRDPKAALAVLDEMVDVGFTPSKETLKKVRRRCSRESDFDSDEKLQSLCKRLNLRMGGEARRELLYNIEYSAEY from the exons atggcagcggcggcggccgccacctccctcctcctccgccgccaccGCAGGGGCCCGGCGCCCCTGCCCCTCCTCCTCCGCGCCGCGATCTCCTCCACCCGCGCGCTGCCGCAGCAGCCCGAGCTCTCCCCGCTCCCGCCCCCACCCCCGGCCCACGCCCAGGCCGACCCCCCCTCCCCGCTCCCCCCGAACCCCACCGCCGGCATCCCCTTCTACGGCGACAACTGGCGCAACCCGGCCGCCTCTGGCCCGGCCTCGCTCCTCCCCGCCGTCGTCGCCTTCCCCGACCGCCACCGcgcggccgccttctccgccgcccGCAGCGCCGCCGACCTCAAGCAGACCTTCGCCGCCTGGATGACGGAGCAGCACTGGGAGGACATGAAGCAGCTCTTCGAGCTCTGGGTCCGCTCCCTCGACGCCGCCACCGGCAAGCCCAACCGCCCCGACGTCGACCTCTTCAACCACTACCTCCGCGCCAACCTCATGTCCGGCGCCCTGCCGCACGAGATGCTCGACCTCGCCGACCAGATGCGCGAGTTCGACCTCGCGCCCAACACCGCCTCCTACAACCTCGTCCTCAAGACCATGGTCAAGGCCCGCGAGGTCGAAGGGGCCGAGAAAATCGTCGAACG GATGCTGCAAACAGGAATTGTGCCAGATGATGAATCCTACAATTTGGTTGTAGATCTGCTTCTTAGACACAACCGTGCTGACTCAGCCTTCAAATATTTGGAATTGATGCTTAAATCAGGCTACGCGGTATCTTCACTTGTATTTGCTGAGTATGTCCGAGTATGTGTTAAATCTGGGAGTTTGGACACATTGGCATCAATCATAGAGAAGTGCAAG GCAACAGAGAAGAACAAACTCTTGTGTCCACAATGGGCCTGGTGCATTGACATAGCAGAAGCTGCTTTTGAAGCTAACAATAGCAAGCTAGCCATGTTTGGTTTGGAATTTCTTGCGAGATGGATTGCACATGGCGAGGGTTCTAAACCCCCTATTCACCGTTCAGTCGATGAAGGTTTAGTACTCTCAGCTTTCAGTGCTGCTGGTAGAACCTGCAGCAGTGACCTCTTGAACGCTGCTTGGTCAATATTACGCAAGTCCTTGCGCCAGAAAAGGGCACCCATGCCAGAGACTTATCTTGCGAAGATTTATGCTCATTCATCAATTGGTCAACTCCAACGAGCTTTTGGCACTCTTCGTGAATTTGAAAATGCCTATAGGAACTTTGAGGGTATCGATAAAGAGCTCTTCTCACCATTTACTTCATTGCAACCACTTGTTGTTGCTTGCTGCAAGGATGGCTTCACCACATTGGACTCG GTTTATGTTCAATTAGAGAATCTGAGTTCCGCGGATCCACCATACAAATCTGTTGCTGCTCTTAACTGTGTTATACTAGGCTGTGCAAATATTTGGGACATTGAGCGAGCATACGAAACTTTTGAGGCAATGAAAGAAAAGTTTGGGCTTACGCCTGACATACATTCGTACAATGCCCTGTTGCATGCATTCGGGAAGCTAAAAAAG ACAGAGGAAGCTAGTAATGTATTCCAGCATTTAGTAAGCCTTGAGGATGTTAAGCCAAATGCAACAACATACTCCCTGCTTGTTGATGCGCATCTTGTCAACCGAGATCCAAAAGCTGCTCTTGCTGTTCTTGACGAAATG GTTGATGTGGGCTTCACTCCTTCAAAGGAGACTCTTAAGAAGGTCCGAAGACGCTGCTCCCGTGAATCAGACTTCGACAGCGACGAGAAGCTGCAGTCCCTGTGTAAACGGTTGAACTTGCGGATGGGCGGTGAGGCCCGTAGGGAGTTGCTGTATAACATCGAATACAGTGCCGAGTACTGA